From the Solanum lycopersicum chromosome 10, SLM_r2.1 genome, one window contains:
- the LOC109121246 gene encoding secreted RxLR effector protein 161-like, with protein sequence MSTPVESNLKLTTLEFDDLFGDESDSLLLDPGEYQRLVGRLYLILTRPDLSYAVQSLSQFMQAPKVSHMNAAIRVVKYVKQSPGFGILLTTQSTESLQAYCDADWGSCINSRRSITGYLIKYGDSPIYWKSKKQSTISKSSAEAEYRSLPPLLQRLLGLLQSSYSDCC encoded by the exons ATGTCTACACCTGTAGAATCAAATCTGAAACTTACTACACTTGagtttgatgatttatttggaGATGAATCTGATTCACTTTTATTAGATCCTGGTGAATATCAGAGATTAGTTGGGAGATTATATCTTATTCTCACCAGGCCAGATTTATCTTATGCAGTTCAAAGTCTCAGCCAATTCATGCAGGCTCCTAAAGTTTCTCATATGAATGCTGCCATTAGAGTAGTGAAATATGTTAAGCAATCACCTGGATTTGGGATATTATTGACAACACAATCCACAGAGTCTCTTCAGGCATATTGTGATGCTGATTGGGGATCATGTATTAATTCTAGAAGATCAATTACTGGTTACCTAATCAAGTATGGAGATTCTCCAATATATTGGAAATCCAAGAAGCAGTCTACTATTTCCAAAAGCTCTGCTGAAGCAGAGTATAGGAGTCTGCCTCCACTGTTGCAGAGATTGCTTGGATTATTG CAAAGCAGCTATTCAGATTGCTGCTAA